A single Pan paniscus chromosome 21, NHGRI_mPanPan1-v2.0_pri, whole genome shotgun sequence DNA region contains:
- the SSTR4 gene encoding somatostatin receptor type 4 — translation MSAPSTLPPGGEEGLGTAWPSAANASSAPAEAEEAVAGPGDARAAGMVAIQCIYALVCLVGLVGNALVIFVILRYAKMKTATNIYLLNLAVADELFMLSVPFVASSAALHHWPFGSVLCRVVLSVDGLNMFTSVFCLTVLSVDRYVAVVHPLRAATYRRPSVAKLINLGVWLASLLVTLPIAIFADTRPARGGQAVACNLQWPHPAWSAVFVVYTFLLGFLLPVLAIGLCYLLLVGKMRAVALRAGWQQRRRSEKKITRLVLMVVAVFVLCWMPFYVVQLLNLFVTSLDATVNHVSLILSYANSCANPILYGFLSDNFRRSFQRVLCLRCCLLEGAGGAEEEPLDYYATALKSKGGAGCMCPRLPCQQEALQPEPGRKRIPLTRTTTF, via the coding sequence ATGAGCGCCCCCTCGACGCTGCCCCCCGGGGGCGAGGAAGGGCTGGGGACGGCCTGGCCCTCTGCAGCCAATGCCAGTAGCGCTCCGGCGGAGGCGGAGGAGGCGGTGGCGGGGCCCGGGGACGCGCGGGCGGCGGGCATGGTCGCCATCCAGTGCATCTACGCGCTGGTGTGCCTGGTGGGGCTGGTGGGCAACGCCCTGGTCATCTTCGTGATCCTTCGCTACGCCAAGATGAAGACGGCTACCAACATCTACCTGCTCAACCTGGCCGTAGCCGACGAGCTCTTCATGCTGAGCGTGCCCTTCGTGGCCTCGTCGGCCGCCCTGCACCACTGGCCCTTCGGCTCCGTGCTGTGCCGCGTGGTGCTCAGCGTCGACGGCCTCAACATGTTCACCAGCGTCTTCTGTCTCACCGTGCTCAGCGTGGACCGCTACGTGGCCGTGGTGCACCCTCTGCGCGCGGCGACCTACCGGCGGCCCAGCGTGGCCAAGCTCATCAACCTGGGCGTGTGGCTGGCGTCCCTGTTGGTCACTCTCCCCATCGCCATCTTCGCAGACACCAGACCGGCTCGCGGCGGCCAGGCCGTGGCCTGCAACCTGCAGTGGCCACACCCGGCCTGGTCGGCAGTCTTCGTGGTCTACACGTTCCTGCTGGGCTTCCTGCTGCCCGTGCTGGCCATTGGCCTGTGCTACCTGCTCCTCGTGGGCAAGATGCGCGCCGTGGCCCTGCGCGCTGGCTGGCAGCAGCGCAGGCGCTCGGAGAAGAAAATCACCAGGCTGGTGCTAATGGTCGTGGCCGTCTTTGTGCTCTGCTGGATGCCTTTCTACGTGGTGCAGCTGCTGAACCTCTTCGTGACCAGCCTTGATGCCACCGTCAACCACGTGTCCCTTATCCTCAGCTATGCCAACAGCTGCGCCAACCCCATTCTCTATGGCTTCCTCTCCGACAACTTCCGCCGATCCTTCCAGCGGGTTCTCTGCCTGCGCTGCTGCCTCCTGGAAGGTGCTGGAGGTGCTGAGGAGGAGCCCCTGGACTACTATGCCACTGCTCTCAAGAGCAAAGGTGGGGCAGGGTGCATGTGCCCCCGACTCCCCTGCCAGCAGGAAGCCCTGCAACCAGAACCCGGCCGCAAGCGCATCCCCCTCACCAGGACCACCACCTTCTGA
- the THBD gene encoding thrombomodulin: MSEAASQGLRAAARSVWAGTDRRGCRHRRPVPLCSGTAPSQCPRFPRRLHAARLGNMLGVLVLGALALAGLGFPAPAEPQPGGSQCVEHDCFALYPGPATFLNASQICDGLRGHLMTVRSSVAADVISLLLNGDGGVGRRRLWIGLQLPHGCGDTKRLGPLRGFQWVTGDNNTSYSRWARLDLNGAPLCGPLCVAVSAAEATVPSEPIWEEQQCDVKADGFLCEFHFPATCRPLAVEPGAAAAAVSITYGTPFAARGADFQALPVGSSAAVAPLGLQLMCTAPPGAVQGHWAREAPGAWDCSVENGGCEHACNAIPGAPRCQCPAGAALQADGRSCTAPATQSCNDLCEHFCVPNPDQPGSYSCMCETGYRLAADQHRCEDVDDCILEPSPCPQRCVNTQGGFECHCYPNYDLVDGECVEPVDPCFRANCEYQCQPLNQTSYLCVCAEGFAPIPHEPHRCQMFCNQTACPADCDPNTQASCECPEGYILDDGFICTDIDECENGGFCSGVCRNLPGTFECICGPDSALARYIGNDCDSGKVDGGDGGSGEPPPSPTPGSTLTPPAVGLVHSGLLIGISIASLCLVVALLALLCHLRKKQGAARAKMEYKCAAPSKEVVLQHVRTERTPQRL, from the coding sequence ATGTCAGAGGCTGCCTCGCAGGGGCTGCGCGCAGCGGCAAGAAGTGTCTGGGCTGGGACGGACAGGAGAGGCTGTCGCCATCGGCGTCCTGTGCCCCTCTGCTCCGGCACGGCCCCGTCGCAGTGCCCGCGCTTTCCCCGGCGCCTGCACGCGGCGCGCCTGGGTAACATGCTTGGGGTCCTGGTCCTTGGCGCGCTGGCCCTGGCCGGCCTGGGGTTCCCCGCACCCGCAGAGCCGCAGCCGGGTGGCAGCCAGTGCGTCGAGCACGACTGCTTCGCGCTCTACCCGGGCCCCGCGACCTTCCTCAATGCCAGTCAGATCTGCGACGGACTGCGGGGCCACCTAATGACAGTGCGCTCCTCAGTGGCTGCCGATGTCATTTCCTTGCTACTGAACGGCGACGGCGGCGTTGGCCGCCGGCGCCTCTGGATCGGCCTGCAGCTGCCACACGGCTGCGGCGACACCAAGCGCCTCGGGCCCCTGCGCGGCTTCCAGTGGGTTACGGGAGACAACAACACCAGCTATAGCAGGTGGGCACGGCTCGACCTCAATGGGGCTCCCCTCTGCGGCCCGTTGTGCGTCGCTGTCTCCGCTGCTgaggccaccgtgcccagcgagCCGATCTGGGAGGAGCAGCAGTGCGACGTGAAGGCCGATGGCTTCCTCTGCGAGTTCCACTTCCCAGCCACCTGCAGGCCACTGGCTGTGGAGCCCGGCGCCGCGGCTGCCGCCGTCTCGATCACCTACGGCACCCCGTTCGCGGCCCGCGGAGCGGACTTCCAGGCGCTGCCGGTGGGCAGCTCCGCCGCGGTGGCGCCCCTCGGCTTACAGCTAATGTGCACCGCGCCGCCCGGAGCGGTCCAGGGGCACTGGGCCAGGGAGGCGCCGGGCGCTTGGGACTGCAGCGTGGAGAACGGCGGCTGCGAGCACGCGTGCAATGCGATCCCTGGGGCTCCCCGCTGCCAGTGCCCAGCCGGCGCCGCCCTGCAGGCAGACGGGCGCTCCTGCACCGCACCCGCGACGCAGTCCTGCAACGACCTCTGCGAGCACTTCTGCGTTCCCAACCCCGACCAGCCGGGCTCCTACTCGTGCATGTGCGAGACCGGCTACCGGCTGGCGGCCGACCAACACCGGTGCGAGGACGTGGATGACTGCATATTGGAGCCCAGTCCGTGTCCGCAGCGCTGTGTCAACACACAGGGTGGCTTCGAGTGCCACTGCTACCCTAACTACGACCTGGTGGACGGCGAGTGTGTGGAGCCCGTGGACCCGTGCTTCAGAGCCAACTGCGAGTACCAGTGCCAGCCCCTGAACCAAACTAGCTACCTCTGCGTCTGCGCCGAGGGCTTCGCGCCCATTCCCCACGAGCCGCACAGGTGCCAGATGTTTTGCAACCAGACTGCCTGTCCAGCCGACTGCGACCCCAACACCCAGGCTAGCTGTGAGTGCCCTGAAGGCTACATCCTGGACGACGGTTTCATCTGCACGGACATCGACGAGTGCGAAAACGGCGGCTTCTGCTCCGGGGTGTGCCGCAACCTCCCCGGTACCTTCGAGTGCATCTGCGGGCCCGACTCGGCCCTTGCCCGCTACATTGGCAACGACTGTGACTCCGGCAAGGTGGACGGTGGCGACGGCGGCTCTGGCGAGCCCCCGCCCAGCCCGACGCCCGGCTCCACCTTGACTCCCCCGGCCGTGGGGCTCGTGCATTCGGGCTTGCTCATAGGCATCTCCATCGCGAGCCTGTGCCTGGTGGTGGCGCTTTTGGCGCTCCTCTGCCACCTGCGCAAGAAGCAGGGCGCCGCCAGGGCCAAGATGGAGTACAAGTGCGCGGCCCCTTCCAAGGAGGTAGTGCTGCAGCACGTGCGGACCGAGCGGACGCCGCAGAGACTCTGA